From a single Phragmites australis chromosome 7, lpPhrAust1.1, whole genome shotgun sequence genomic region:
- the LOC133923818 gene encoding glyoxylate/hydroxypyruvate reductase HPR3-like isoform X1: MESAAAASGERPILPALLLIRRLDETFAAELRQRFRVLDFYASGEALPAFLAAAATVPDPPRAAVVMGGGAARVDASFLDAVPSLRFVFSTGAGVDHIDLDECARRGVAVANSGRVYSADVADHAVGMLIDVLRRVSAAERFVRRGLWPVRGDYPLGSKLCGKRVGIIGLGNIGSLIAKRLEAFGCVIYYNSRRPKDSISYKYFPNVQDLASESDVLVVACALNKETMHIVNKDVLEALGKDGVIINIGRGRNIDEVELVRALLDGTIAGAGLDVFENEPKVPAELLSMDNVVLTHHVAVFTSESRSDLRNITIGNLEAFFSGKPLLTPVLP; this comes from the exons ATGGAatccgccgccgcggcgtccgGCGAGCGCCCGATCCTCCCGGCCCTCCTCCTCATCCGCCGCCTGGACGAGACCTTCGCCGCCGAGCTGCGCCAGCGCTTCCGCGTCCTCGATTTCTACGCCTCCGGCGAGGCCCTCCCGgccttcctcgccgccgccgcaaccGTGCCCGACCCCCCTCGCGCTGCGGTCGTCATGGGGGGCGGTGCCGCCCGCGTGGACGCCTCGTTCCTCGACGCCGTCCCCTCCCTCCGCTTCGTCTTTAGCACGGGCGCGGGCGTCGACCACATCGACCTCGACGAGTGCGCGCGCCGCGGCGTCGCCGTCGCCAACTCCGGGAGGGTATACTCCGCCGACGTTGCCGATCACGCCGTCGGCATGCTCATCGACGTGCTACGGCGCGTCTCTGCGGCCGAGCGGTTCGTACGGCGCGGGCTCTGGCCGGTTCGGGGGGACTACCCTCTCGGCTCCAAG CTATGTGGCAAGCGTGTTGGCATCATCGGCTTGGGGAACATTGGCTCACTGATCGCAAAGAGGCTTGAAGCTTTCGGCTGTGTCATCTACTACAACTCCAGAAGACCAAAGGATTCAATCTCTTACAAATACTTTCCTAATGTTCAGGATCTTGCATCTGAATCCGATGTGCTTGTTGTCGCATGCGCACTGAACAAGGAGACAATGCACATTGTCAACAAGGATGTTCTAGAGGCCCTTGGAAAGGATGGGGTCATCATAAACATCGGTCGGGGACGAAACATTGACGAGGTGGAGCTGGTCAGGGCGCTGCTGGATGGGACGATTGCAGGAGCTGGTCTTGATGTTTTTGAGAATGAACCCAAAGTGCCAGCAGAGCTCTTGTCCATGGACAATGTGGTTCTGACACACCATGTTGCTGTTTTCACATCGGAGTCCAGGTCAGACCTGCGTAACATCACTATAGGTAACCTTGAAGCCTTCTTTTCTGGTAAGCCATTGCTTACGCCGGTGCTTCCCTAG
- the LOC133923818 gene encoding glyoxylate/hydroxypyruvate reductase HPR3-like isoform X2: MESAAAASGERPILPALLLIRRLDETFAAELRQRFRVLDFYASGEALPAFLAAAATVPDPPRAAVVMGGGAARVDASFLDAVPSLRFVFSTGAGVDHIDLDECARRGVAVANSGRVYSADVADHAVGMLIDVLRRVSAAERFVRRGLWPVRGDYPLGSKDLASESDVLVVACALNKETMHIVNKDVLEALGKDGVIINIGRGRNIDEVELVRALLDGTIAGAGLDVFENEPKVPAELLSMDNVVLTHHVAVFTSESRSDLRNITIGNLEAFFSGKPLLTPVLP, from the exons ATGGAatccgccgccgcggcgtccgGCGAGCGCCCGATCCTCCCGGCCCTCCTCCTCATCCGCCGCCTGGACGAGACCTTCGCCGCCGAGCTGCGCCAGCGCTTCCGCGTCCTCGATTTCTACGCCTCCGGCGAGGCCCTCCCGgccttcctcgccgccgccgcaaccGTGCCCGACCCCCCTCGCGCTGCGGTCGTCATGGGGGGCGGTGCCGCCCGCGTGGACGCCTCGTTCCTCGACGCCGTCCCCTCCCTCCGCTTCGTCTTTAGCACGGGCGCGGGCGTCGACCACATCGACCTCGACGAGTGCGCGCGCCGCGGCGTCGCCGTCGCCAACTCCGGGAGGGTATACTCCGCCGACGTTGCCGATCACGCCGTCGGCATGCTCATCGACGTGCTACGGCGCGTCTCTGCGGCCGAGCGGTTCGTACGGCGCGGGCTCTGGCCGGTTCGGGGGGACTACCCTCTCGGCTCCAAG GATCTTGCATCTGAATCCGATGTGCTTGTTGTCGCATGCGCACTGAACAAGGAGACAATGCACATTGTCAACAAGGATGTTCTAGAGGCCCTTGGAAAGGATGGGGTCATCATAAACATCGGTCGGGGACGAAACATTGACGAGGTGGAGCTGGTCAGGGCGCTGCTGGATGGGACGATTGCAGGAGCTGGTCTTGATGTTTTTGAGAATGAACCCAAAGTGCCAGCAGAGCTCTTGTCCATGGACAATGTGGTTCTGACACACCATGTTGCTGTTTTCACATCGGAGTCCAGGTCAGACCTGCGTAACATCACTATAGGTAACCTTGAAGCCTTCTTTTCTGGTAAGCCATTGCTTACGCCGGTGCTTCCCTAG
- the LOC133923819 gene encoding uncharacterized protein LOC133923819 produces the protein MGRTKQSSSWYSRSRSSSAPTTPRAVDPPVGCMSMVHYLIFAPGAGCVGRPPTSSHAVVTPHNFHDAVNRQRDAEDTNKGLEAPRNSFELDADNLNDTQIGVQIEPVFDALACRKMRPKATAPSSEAETPRTPSLVARLMGIDGLPDNKSPSPALKKTRASTSSAGRLAKKADKENCSAPSTGKEKKKRVIPESMNREPLRSLSCNVPTAEARSLPDTPRASTSARASWDGPRLSLQALKENVLDRAAQYMSLPTSPTSSSAGKKKKDGHGRRVVRQEERERTAKEHAREIVRQAKETVASRKSKNAAKSAANNKENVSPSPTMEDKLLAVVQAGKSTVAAPPETQSTPPLHAPRVPLAPRQPPPPPPPQRAKPSRPPPPPPQLDPPTRARKPDGCERFATRIKKPTAGCQPPASPSAQPAPARSASVLCQRHSSAVPLEEDPEYGYLLTVLERGGFMRAGRPFKGHSVASPVDPIVFHLLELELPADEALLGPLRHRWNRKLLFHLTQEILADLLLGHDASAVSGTVAESGATLLGRVWRKVRSFPAADCRVVGDIDALVATDLQLASVRRLGRHPAVAEEAGDVADEVAERVLEGLLGECVAESLSLASHCGWSSSSRALLAW, from the exons ATGGGGAGGACGAAGCAGTCGTCGTCGTGGTACTCGCGGAGCCGCTCCTCCTCGGCCCCCACCACGCCCAGGGCAGTTGACCCTCCCGTCGGATGCATGTCCATGGTTCACTACCTCATCTTCGCCCCCGGCGCCGGATGCGTCGGCCGCCCGCCCACCTCCTCCCACGCCGTCGTCACCCCGCACAATTTCCACGACGCCGTCAACCGGCAGCGCGACGCCGAGGACACGAACAAAGGTCTCGAGGCGCCCAGGAACAGCTTTGAGCTCGACGCCGACAACCTCAACGACACCCAG ATTGGCGTACAGATCGAGCCGGTGTTCGACGCCCTGGCGTGCAGGAAAATGCGCCCCAAGGCCACCGCGCCGTCGTCGGAGGCCGAGACGCCCAGGACGCCCAGCCTCGTCGCGCGCCTCATGGGCATCGACGGCCTGCCCGATAACAAGTCGCCGTCGCCCGCACTAAAGAAGACCAGAGCCTCCACCAGCTCCGCAGGGAGGCTGGCCAAGAAGGCCGACAAGGAGAACTGCTCGGCGCCGTCGACAggcaaggagaagaagaagcgcgTCATCCCCGAGTCCATGAACCGGGAGCCGCTCCGGAGCCTCAGCTGCAACGTCCCCACCGCCGAGGCGCGGTCCCTGCCCGACACGCCGCGGGCGTCCACGTCGGCGAGGGCGTCGTGGGACGGCCCGAGGCTGTCGCTGCAGGCGCTGAAAGAGAACGTACTCGACCGGGCCGCGCAGTACATGTCGCTCCCCACCTCGCCCACGTCGTCGTCCGccggcaagaagaagaaggacggCCACGGCCGGCGGGTGGTGCGacaagaggagagggagaggacggCCAAGGAGCACGCGCGCGAGATCGTCAGGCAGGCCAAGGAGACGGTCGCCagccgcaagtccaagaacgctgCAAAATCAGCGGCTAACAACAAGGAGAATGTCAGTCCATCCCCAACCATGGAAGACAAGTTGCTGGCCGTCGTTCAAGCAGGCAAGTCAACGGTGGCAGCGCCGCCTGAAACGCAAAGCACACCGCCACTACACGCCCCCAGGGTTCCATTGGCACCGAGGCAGCcgcccccaccgccgccgccgcagcgggcGAAGCCATCGCGGccgccccctccgccgccgcagctGGACCCGCCAACCAGAGCCAGGAAACCAGATGGGTGCGAGCGCTTCGCGACGCGGATCAAGAAACCAACTGCCGGATGCCAGCCTCCGGCGTCACCGTCCGCGCAACCGGCGCCCGCGAGGTCAGCGTCCGTCCTCTGCCAAAGACATTCGTCCGCGGTGCCGCTGGAGGAGGACCCCGAGTACGGCTACCTGCTGACGGTGCTGGAGCGCGGCGGGTTCATGCGGGCGGGGCGGCCGTTCAAGGGTCACTCCGTCGCATCGCCGGTGGACCCGATCGTGTTCCACCTCCTGGAGCTCGAGCTGCCGGCCGACGAGGCGCTTCTCGGTCCCCTCCGGCACCGGTGGAACCGGAAGCTCCTGTTCCACCTGACGCAGGAGATCctcgccgacctcctcctcggtcACGACGCCTCCGCAGTCTCAGGAACAGTCGCAGAGAGCGGTGCGACGCTGCTTGGGAGGGTGTGGAGGAAAGTGCGGAGCTTCCCGGCGGCGGACTGCAGGGTGGTGGGCGACATCGACGCGCTGGTGGCGACGGACCTGCAGCTGGCGAGCGTGCGGCGGCTGGGGAGACACCCGGCGGTGGCCGAGGAGGCGGGCGACGTGGCGGACGAGGTGGCGGAGCGGGTCCTGGAGGGGCTCCTCGGGGAGTGCGTGGCGGAATCTCTTTCTCTCGCCTCTCACTGCGGCTGGTCGTCGTCGTCACGTGCGCTGCTGGCGTGGTAA